One segment of Capnocytophaga sp. oral taxon 878 DNA contains the following:
- a CDS encoding YbaB/EbfC family nucleoid-associated protein: MFGNMMDMMGRLQEIKQKTDEAKAQLNSVLLEETSADGNVKVTINANREIKSISIDDTLLEDKEALEDFLILTLNKAIARATEKNEAALAEVAKQGLPFNF; this comes from the coding sequence ATGTTTGGAAATATGATGGATATGATGGGTAGGCTTCAGGAAATTAAACAAAAAACCGATGAAGCTAAAGCCCAGCTAAATAGCGTACTCTTGGAAGAAACATCTGCTGATGGGAATGTGAAAGTAACTATTAATGCTAATAGAGAAATAAAATCTATTAGTATAGATGATACACTTTTGGAAGATAAAGAAGCCTTAGAAGACTTTTTGATACTTACCTTGAATAAAGCTATAGCTAGAGCTACAGAAAAGAATGAAGCAGCTTTGGCAGAGGTAGCTAAACAAGGACTTCCTTTTAATTTTTAA
- a CDS encoding putative transporter — protein MDWLINLMTNHESVAYTVIVYSIVIAVGVALGKVKIFGISFGIAWVLFAGIAMAEMGFTVNHHIQHFIKEFGLILFVYTIGLQVGPSFFAAFKKEGIKLNLLAILSVSTCVATVIAIHYITNTDMGTLVGIMSGAVTNTPGLGAANAALAEKFGEGAPSLTTMYAVAYPFGVLGIIIVMLGLKSIFKVNLDAEKRLNALRRSKDQVIINRFAVKVTNPALYGKPLSVIKETLHFDFSISRVSRKGEVLLASEDTLIEEDDVILVVANQKENEKFLTLMGQNVSILDYFPEEKTTRYTSHRINVTQRSIFTKTLAELDVRKRFGVNITRVFRAGIEFVPSANTKLQFGDTITVIGEEAHIQQVSKEFGNSKRRMQTPHIAELFMGITLGVLLGSIPFAIPGIPGAVRLGLAGGPLIVAILISRYGGKFSVTHYVSQSANLMVREIGIVLFLASVGLDERANFIDTLLYGQGLYWMGLGALITLIPLLVTSLVARIKAKLDYLEICGLLSGASTDPPALAFANDMSNSEIPALTYASVYPLTTFMRIMVAQLLIVLFM, from the coding sequence ATGGACTGGCTTATTAACTTAATGACCAATCATGAAAGTGTAGCCTATACGGTTATTGTGTATAGTATTGTAATAGCAGTAGGGGTTGCCTTAGGGAAAGTAAAGATTTTTGGCATCTCGTTTGGGATAGCGTGGGTGCTGTTTGCAGGGATTGCAATGGCTGAAATGGGGTTCACGGTGAATCATCATATTCAGCATTTTATTAAGGAGTTTGGGCTTATACTATTTGTATATACGATAGGGTTACAGGTAGGGCCAAGCTTTTTTGCAGCCTTTAAGAAAGAAGGTATTAAGCTTAATTTATTGGCAATACTTTCGGTAAGTACTTGTGTAGCAACAGTTATTGCTATTCACTACATTACCAATACCGATATGGGTACGCTAGTAGGTATAATGTCGGGGGCAGTAACTAATACGCCAGGACTTGGAGCTGCTAATGCGGCTTTGGCAGAGAAGTTTGGTGAAGGAGCGCCTTCACTTACTACTATGTATGCGGTAGCTTATCCTTTTGGGGTATTGGGTATTATTATTGTAATGCTTGGCTTGAAAAGCATCTTTAAGGTAAACTTGGATGCGGAGAAGCGGCTTAATGCACTACGCCGCTCTAAAGACCAAGTTATTATTAACCGATTTGCAGTAAAAGTTACCAACCCAGCGCTTTATGGCAAGCCGCTAAGTGTGATTAAAGAAACTTTACACTTTGATTTTTCTATTTCACGTGTTAGCAGAAAAGGTGAGGTACTACTTGCCAGTGAAGATACACTAATTGAAGAAGATGATGTGATATTGGTAGTAGCAAACCAAAAAGAGAATGAGAAGTTCTTGACTTTAATGGGACAGAATGTATCGATTTTGGATTATTTCCCTGAAGAAAAGACAACGCGTTACACATCACACCGCATTAACGTTACGCAAAGATCAATCTTTACTAAAACGCTTGCAGAGCTGGATGTACGCAAACGTTTTGGAGTAAATATCACTCGTGTATTCCGTGCAGGTATTGAGTTTGTGCCTTCGGCTAATACTAAATTACAATTTGGTGATACTATTACCGTAATAGGAGAAGAAGCTCATATACAACAAGTAAGTAAAGAGTTTGGTAACTCTAAACGCCGTATGCAAACCCCACATATAGCAGAGCTTTTTATGGGTATTACTCTTGGGGTGCTATTGGGTAGTATACCTTTTGCTATACCAGGTATACCAGGGGCTGTGCGCTTGGGATTGGCTGGTGGTCCGCTGATTGTAGCTATACTCATAAGCCGTTACGGAGGTAAGTTTTCGGTAACGCACTATGTATCACAAAGTGCTAACCTAATGGTGCGCGAGATAGGTATTGTGCTTTTCCTTGCCAGTGTAGGCTTGGATGAAAGAGCTAATTTTATTGATACTCTTTTGTACGGACAAGGTTTGTACTGGATGGGCTTAGGAGCGCTTATTACCCTAATACCATTATTGGTAACCTCACTTGTAGCACGTATAAAAGCTAAGTTAGACTATTTGGAAATCTGTGGATTACTTTCAGGAGCATCGACAGACCCACCAGCATTGGCTTTTGCTAATGATATGTCCAACTCGGAAATACCTGCCCTTACGTATGCTAGTGTATATCCGCTTACTACGTTTATGAGGATAATGGTAGCGCAATTATTGATAGTACTTTTTATGTGA
- the pruA gene encoding L-glutamate gamma-semialdehyde dehydrogenase, with product MGKGFFKVPNATNEPVKSYAPGTAERTAVQAAYKDLWATEINAPLYIGGKAVRTGDTAEMYCPHDHKHLLGVYHKASSEHVKQAIEAALEAKKQWAALAWEERAAIFLKAADLIAGPYRARMNAATMIAQSKTVHQAEIDSACELIDFLRFNVQFMADIYADQPNSSEGVWNRVEYRPLEGFVYAVTPFNFTAISGNLPASAALMGNVVVWKPSTSQIFSAEMIVEVLQKAGLPAGVINVVHGDAAMITDTILASKDFAGIHFTGSTNVFQDIWKKIGNNIHNYRTYPKIVGETGGKDFIIAHPTADAQEVATAISRGAFEYQGQKCSAASRVYLPKSKADEILALVKKDVLSFKMGSPENFENFITAVIHEHSFDKLARYIDQAKKDKDAEIFVGGGYDKSKGYFIEPTVIVTTNPKYTTMETELFGPVVTVYVYEDAKWIETLHLVDETSDYALTGAVFATCRYAVDEAVKVLENAAGNFYVNDKPTGAVVGQQPFGGARASGTNDKAGSAQNLLRWVSPRLIKETFVPPVDYRYPFLNKN from the coding sequence ATGGGAAAAGGATTTTTTAAGGTACCTAATGCTACCAATGAACCGGTAAAAAGCTATGCTCCTGGCACAGCTGAACGCACTGCGGTGCAAGCAGCCTATAAAGATTTATGGGCTACTGAAATTAATGCGCCTTTGTATATAGGTGGTAAGGCCGTGCGTACAGGCGATACTGCCGAAATGTACTGTCCGCACGATCATAAGCACTTGCTTGGGGTGTATCACAAAGCTAGTAGCGAGCATGTAAAGCAAGCTATAGAAGCGGCTTTGGAGGCTAAAAAACAATGGGCTGCCCTTGCGTGGGAAGAACGTGCGGCTATCTTTTTGAAGGCTGCTGACCTTATTGCGGGTCCGTACCGTGCCCGTATGAATGCTGCTACGATGATTGCGCAATCAAAAACGGTGCATCAGGCAGAGATAGATTCGGCTTGTGAGCTGATAGATTTTTTGCGTTTTAATGTGCAGTTTATGGCGGATATTTATGCTGACCAACCTAATTCAAGCGAGGGGGTATGGAACCGTGTGGAATATCGTCCGCTTGAGGGATTTGTGTATGCTGTGACTCCGTTTAACTTTACTGCTATATCGGGTAACTTACCTGCCAGCGCTGCCCTTATGGGTAATGTGGTGGTGTGGAAGCCAAGTACTTCGCAGATTTTTTCGGCTGAAATGATAGTGGAAGTGCTACAGAAAGCGGGATTACCTGCTGGGGTGATAAACGTAGTACACGGTGATGCGGCTATGATTACTGATACTATATTGGCGAGCAAAGATTTTGCTGGTATTCACTTTACGGGCTCGACTAATGTGTTTCAAGATATATGGAAGAAAATAGGTAATAATATTCATAACTACAGAACTTATCCTAAAATAGTAGGAGAAACTGGTGGTAAAGACTTTATTATTGCACACCCTACTGCTGATGCACAAGAGGTGGCAACAGCTATAAGCCGTGGTGCGTTTGAGTATCAGGGACAGAAGTGTAGTGCTGCTTCACGCGTGTACCTGCCAAAGAGTAAGGCTGATGAGATTTTGGCTTTGGTGAAGAAAGATGTACTATCATTCAAGATGGGTTCACCTGAGAACTTTGAGAACTTTATTACAGCTGTTATTCACGAGCATTCATTTGATAAATTGGCGCGCTATATAGACCAAGCGAAGAAGGATAAAGATGCTGAAATATTTGTAGGCGGTGGTTATGATAAGAGTAAAGGTTATTTTATTGAACCTACAGTAATTGTAACTACTAATCCTAAATACACTACTATGGAAACTGAGCTTTTTGGTCCGGTAGTAACTGTGTATGTGTATGAGGATGCGAAATGGATAGAGACATTGCATTTGGTAGATGAGACTTCGGACTATGCGCTTACAGGTGCTGTATTTGCTACCTGCCGTTATGCTGTGGATGAGGCAGTGAAGGTATTGGAGAATGCTGCGGGTAACTTCTATGTGAATGATAAACCTACGGGTGCTGTAGTAGGACAACAGCCTTTTGGTGGTGCTCGTGCATCAGGAACTAATGACAAGGCAGGGTCAGCCCAAAACTTATTACGCTGGGTATCGCCACGCCTTATTAAAGAGACTTTTGTGCCTCCTGTAGATTATAGATATCCTTTTTTAAATAAGAATTAA
- a CDS encoding copper homeostasis protein CutC yields MIYEICASSFESAKNAQIAGATRIELCSELGVGGITPSYGLTKKVMDELSIGNCVLIRPRSGNFTYTDEEFDVMLRDILLCRELGCQGVVTGVLHRDNTIDQERTARLKEAAGTMEFIYHRAFDCTPCPITAIQTLKSLGVDRILTSGGKKSAIEGLELLKQLNNIAKGQPTIMPGGGINPQSIQQIKAAGFTDVHFSGTIFEDMGTTLPFSFKTEAFLDESKRPISSVENIKKIIQSAN; encoded by the coding sequence ATGATTTATGAAATATGTGCCAGCTCTTTTGAGTCGGCTAAAAATGCTCAAATAGCGGGCGCTACCCGTATTGAATTGTGTAGTGAATTAGGCGTAGGAGGTATCACCCCCAGCTACGGACTTACAAAAAAAGTAATGGACGAACTCAGTATTGGTAACTGTGTACTCATACGTCCACGCAGTGGTAACTTCACCTATACCGATGAAGAGTTCGATGTAATGCTACGTGATATCCTTCTCTGTCGCGAACTCGGTTGCCAAGGCGTAGTTACAGGCGTACTACATCGTGACAATACCATCGATCAGGAGCGTACTGCCCGCCTCAAAGAAGCCGCAGGCACTATGGAGTTCATCTACCACCGCGCCTTTGATTGCACCCCCTGCCCTATCACAGCTATCCAAACACTCAAAAGCTTAGGTGTTGATCGCATTCTCACCTCAGGAGGCAAAAAATCAGCTATCGAAGGACTTGAGTTATTAAAACAACTCAATAACATTGCCAAGGGGCAACCTACCATTATGCCTGGAGGAGGTATCAACCCACAAAGCATACAACAGATAAAAGCCGCTGGCTTTACCGATGTACATTTTTCAGGCACTATCTTTGAAGATATGGGCACTACCCTACCCTTCTCATTCAAAACCGAAGCCTTCCTCGACGAAAGCAAGCGCCCCATCTCATCAGTCGAAAATATAAAGAAAATTATCCAATCTGCCAATTAA
- a CDS encoding metallophosphoesterase translates to MVYIIITGIFTVYFLLTIYASRSLKALKAPRWVHWVFWIAASAVIAHLLYHWFHRGKVVWSAPQQYAVAGLLSWLIVCLFVSIPLLLEDVVRLIRAPFRKPTNGQPRMPSRRKFVSTLGWSLAAIPLAGILYSIFKGKYNYKVWKYTLYFDNLPKAFDGYRITQISDIHCGSFDNYDKIRYGVELINAQQSDVILFTGDLVNNLADEVHNWKSLFATLHAPHGVFSVMGNHDYGDYSSWETPEAKQQNLDKLFALQKEMGWNLLLNEHRFLERNGEKIALIGVENWGKGRFSKYGNLNKAMEGITDTDFKILMSHDPTHWEAVVLPENKDIQLTLSGHTHGMQFGIEIPGWIKWSPSQYAYKYWGGMYEEDGKYLNVNRGFGYHAFPGRLGVWPEITVIELKTT, encoded by the coding sequence ATGGTCTACATCATTATTACAGGTATTTTTACCGTATACTTTTTATTAACTATCTACGCCAGCCGAAGCCTAAAAGCACTCAAAGCACCCCGTTGGGTACACTGGGTATTTTGGATAGCAGCTTCAGCCGTAATAGCCCACCTCTTGTACCACTGGTTTCACCGTGGTAAGGTAGTATGGAGTGCCCCTCAGCAATACGCTGTAGCCGGCTTGCTATCGTGGCTTATTGTCTGCCTCTTTGTAAGCATACCCCTGCTGTTAGAAGATGTAGTGCGCCTTATCCGCGCTCCTTTCCGCAAGCCCACCAATGGCCAACCCCGTATGCCTTCACGCCGTAAGTTCGTAAGTACATTAGGCTGGAGCCTAGCCGCTATCCCTTTGGCAGGAATTTTGTATAGCATCTTTAAAGGCAAATACAACTACAAAGTATGGAAATACACCCTCTACTTTGATAACCTCCCCAAGGCGTTCGATGGCTACCGCATTACCCAAATATCCGATATCCATTGCGGCAGCTTTGATAATTACGACAAAATACGGTACGGAGTCGAACTCATTAATGCCCAACAAAGTGATGTAATCCTCTTCACCGGCGATTTAGTCAATAACTTAGCCGATGAAGTACATAATTGGAAAAGCCTCTTCGCTACCCTACACGCCCCCCACGGAGTGTTTTCTGTAATGGGTAACCATGATTATGGCGATTATTCCTCTTGGGAAACTCCCGAAGCAAAACAACAAAATTTAGACAAGCTCTTTGCCCTTCAAAAAGAAATGGGATGGAATTTGCTACTCAATGAACATCGCTTTTTAGAACGAAATGGCGAAAAAATCGCTCTCATAGGAGTCGAAAACTGGGGCAAAGGCCGCTTCTCCAAATACGGCAACCTGAACAAAGCTATGGAGGGCATCACCGATACCGATTTCAAAATACTAATGAGCCACGACCCTACTCACTGGGAAGCAGTAGTGCTGCCCGAAAACAAAGATATCCAGCTCACCCTTAGCGGACATACACATGGTATGCAGTTCGGCATCGAAATACCTGGGTGGATAAAGTGGAGCCCCTCTCAATACGCCTATAAATATTGGGGCGGAATGTATGAAGAAGATGGCAAATACCTAAACGTGAATCGCGGATTCGGTTATCACGCCTTCCCTGGCCGACTTGGCGTATGGCCTGAAATCACTGTTATTGAACTCAAAACTACCTAA
- the murG gene encoding undecaprenyldiphospho-muramoylpentapeptide beta-N-acetylglucosaminyltransferase, translating to MKKIIISGGGTGGHMFPAIAIANEIKRRSPEAEILFVGAKDRMEMQKVPQAGYPIQGLWISGIQRKLTWQNLLFPLKFIHSLLKSRQIIKRFKPDAVIGTGGFASGAVVKVAGQMGIPTFIQEQNSYAGITNKMLAQKAKKICVAYDGMEAFFPKEKIVKTGNPIREGLLNIAQHRNEGFSYFHLNSQQKTLLVLGGSLGARRINQLVEAQLPLFEQLGVQVLWQCGKLYYDEYKKYNSENIRVLAFIDQMEMAFALADVIISRAGASSVSELCVVGKPVIFIPSPNVAEDHQTKNAKAIADKQAAILLRETELDTHFADTFSSLIADENQQQSLSQHIKALAQPNATTEIVDLIFEELEHKK from the coding sequence ATGAAAAAAATTATCATTTCTGGTGGCGGTACTGGCGGACACATGTTCCCCGCCATTGCCATTGCCAACGAAATAAAAAGACGCTCACCCGAAGCCGAAATTCTATTCGTAGGAGCCAAAGACCGTATGGAAATGCAAAAGGTACCCCAAGCTGGCTACCCCATTCAAGGGCTCTGGATTTCCGGTATCCAACGTAAGCTCACTTGGCAAAACTTGCTATTCCCTTTAAAGTTTATCCATAGCCTGCTCAAATCCCGACAGATTATTAAACGCTTCAAACCCGATGCAGTAATAGGTACCGGAGGCTTTGCTAGCGGGGCTGTAGTGAAAGTAGCAGGACAAATGGGTATCCCTACTTTTATTCAAGAACAAAACTCCTATGCCGGCATCACCAATAAGATGCTCGCCCAAAAAGCTAAGAAAATATGCGTAGCTTATGACGGTATGGAGGCTTTTTTCCCTAAAGAGAAAATCGTCAAAACAGGTAACCCCATACGCGAAGGTTTGCTAAATATAGCACAACATCGCAATGAAGGCTTTTCTTATTTTCATCTTAATAGCCAGCAGAAAACACTCTTGGTATTAGGAGGTAGTTTAGGAGCAAGGCGTATCAATCAGCTGGTAGAAGCTCAGCTACCTTTGTTTGAACAGCTTGGGGTGCAAGTACTATGGCAGTGCGGCAAACTCTACTATGATGAGTACAAAAAGTACAATAGCGAAAATATACGCGTATTAGCATTTATTGATCAGATGGAAATGGCTTTTGCCCTCGCCGATGTAATCATCTCACGGGCAGGCGCTAGCTCAGTAAGTGAGCTATGCGTGGTAGGCAAACCCGTAATATTTATACCATCACCCAATGTAGCCGAAGACCACCAAACCAAAAATGCCAAAGCTATAGCCGATAAGCAAGCCGCTATCCTACTACGTGAAACAGAGTTAGACACTCACTTTGCCGATACTTTTAGCTCTTTAATAGCCGATGAAAACCAGCAGCAAAGCCTTTCACAGCATATCAAAGCGCTTGCCCAACCCAATGCTACTACAGAAATTGTCGATTTGATATTTGAAGAATTAGAACACAAAAAATAG
- the murC gene encoding UDP-N-acetylmuramate--L-alanine ligase: MNLEKIQNVYFIGIGGIGMSALARYFNTNGKLVAGYDRTPTEITEMLEKEGISVHFTDEVAKIAPPFKDKETTLVIYTPAIPKEHSELVYFQQHGFEVVKRSEVLGLITQNSFCLAIAGTHGKTTTTSILAHILVEAGAPVSAFLGGIAENFGSNLVLKGSEYTVAEADEFDRSFLRLSPNIACITSMDADHLDIYGDEQHLIEGFHQFAAKIKPGGSLIVRNGLNIAGETYGLEDNSDYSFQNIRIENGVYHFDFKYSGGIYKDYTFVKPGRHNLLNALAAVSVAIKAGFAPEALLPHLATFKGVKRRFSYIIKEKDFVFIDDYAHHPSEISALYQAVAEMYPDTPKTIIFQPHLFTRTRDFMDDFAKSLSQFDEVILLDIYPARELPIEGITSQVLLDKITAKQKTLVSKEALIPFLLKKRPKLLLAVGAGDIGAEVNHIKEALIN, encoded by the coding sequence ATGAACTTAGAAAAAATACAAAACGTTTATTTTATAGGTATAGGCGGTATAGGAATGTCTGCACTTGCCCGATATTTTAACACCAATGGCAAGCTGGTAGCAGGGTACGACCGTACTCCTACCGAAATTACCGAAATGTTAGAAAAAGAAGGCATCAGCGTGCACTTCACCGATGAGGTAGCCAAAATAGCTCCCCCATTTAAAGATAAAGAAACTACTTTGGTTATTTATACCCCTGCTATTCCTAAAGAACATAGTGAGTTAGTATACTTTCAGCAGCACGGCTTTGAGGTAGTAAAACGCTCCGAAGTATTAGGGCTTATTACCCAAAACAGTTTCTGCTTGGCTATAGCTGGTACTCACGGCAAAACTACTACTACTAGTATTCTCGCTCACATATTGGTAGAAGCAGGTGCTCCAGTAAGTGCTTTCTTAGGCGGAATAGCCGAAAATTTTGGTAGCAACTTAGTGCTAAAAGGCAGTGAGTACACCGTAGCCGAAGCCGATGAGTTTGACAGGTCTTTCTTGCGCCTATCTCCTAATATAGCTTGTATTACCTCAATGGATGCCGATCACCTTGATATTTATGGTGATGAGCAACATCTTATTGAAGGATTTCATCAGTTTGCAGCTAAGATAAAACCAGGGGGTAGCCTTATAGTGCGTAATGGCTTAAATATTGCAGGCGAAACTTATGGCTTAGAAGACAATTCCGATTACTCTTTCCAAAACATACGTATAGAAAATGGCGTATATCACTTTGATTTTAAATACAGTGGGGGCATCTACAAAGATTATACTTTCGTTAAGCCCGGCCGACATAACTTACTTAATGCCTTAGCCGCAGTTTCAGTGGCTATAAAAGCTGGTTTTGCTCCAGAGGCACTTCTCCCTCACTTAGCTACTTTCAAAGGGGTAAAAAGGCGATTTTCTTATATCATCAAAGAAAAGGATTTCGTTTTCATTGATGACTATGCACACCATCCTTCCGAAATTAGCGCTTTGTACCAAGCCGTAGCCGAAATGTATCCTGACACTCCCAAAACAATTATTTTCCAGCCTCACCTTTTTACCCGCACTCGCGACTTTATGGATGATTTTGCTAAAAGCTTATCTCAGTTTGATGAGGTAATACTGTTGGACATCTATCCAGCCCGCGAATTGCCTATTGAGGGTATCACTTCACAAGTGCTATTAGATAAGATTACCGCTAAGCAGAAAACTTTAGTAAGCAAAGAAGCCTTAATTCCTTTCTTACTAAAAAAACGTCCTAAACTGCTCTTAGCAGTAGGTGCTGGCGATATAGGTGCCGAAGTGAATCATATTAAAGAAGCTTTAATAAATTAA
- a CDS encoding DUF389 domain-containing protein, translated as MSFFKNLFNLHQGEEKKEKVIEDILNNISFRGANLWILACAILIASIGLNVNSTAVIIGAMLISPLMGPIVGAGFALATYDFDLLKKTGRSLLIATIVSLLVSFIYFYVSPFKDVQSELLARTSPTIYDVFIAFVGGLVGAISLTRQDRGNPIPGVAIATALMPPLCTAGFGLATANFAYFLGAFYLYSINCFFIGIATFLIIKYLKYAPKNTGNEQLNKRLRYVISSLVVLITTPSLYLAYSLFQEKTFNENVAHYITAQFENSGYTIIYKKIRYNSSPKKIELAFLDKKFSEEELKTLQSNLKNFKINNTELIIRQKETDISDEILTEINKSKATLSNKDVKIKHLTDELEQYKPSDPTFANEVKVLFPNIKEFYFGKLNNFSKKDSIYTTTVMIYEPMIETVKGKEVVKEVDTEKLQQWLSKKFKDKEVKLIRQ; from the coding sequence ATGAGTTTTTTCAAAAACCTATTCAACTTACATCAAGGTGAGGAGAAGAAAGAAAAGGTAATAGAGGATATACTTAACAATATTTCATTCAGAGGGGCCAACCTTTGGATTCTGGCTTGTGCTATCCTTATTGCTTCTATAGGGCTAAATGTTAATTCAACAGCTGTAATTATAGGAGCAATGCTTATTTCGCCCCTAATGGGTCCTATTGTAGGGGCAGGTTTTGCCCTTGCTACTTATGATTTCGACCTGCTGAAGAAAACCGGTAGAAGCCTCTTAATAGCTACCATAGTGAGCTTATTAGTGTCCTTTATTTACTTCTATGTAAGTCCGTTTAAAGATGTACAATCAGAGTTGTTGGCACGTACCTCACCTACTATTTATGATGTGTTTATTGCCTTTGTAGGTGGCTTGGTAGGGGCTATTTCACTTACTCGCCAAGATAGAGGGAACCCTATACCTGGGGTGGCTATCGCTACGGCTTTAATGCCTCCGTTATGTACAGCTGGCTTTGGGCTGGCTACTGCTAATTTTGCTTACTTCTTAGGAGCTTTCTACTTGTATAGTATCAACTGCTTTTTTATTGGTATTGCTACTTTCCTAATCATCAAATACCTAAAATATGCTCCTAAAAACACTGGTAATGAACAACTAAACAAGCGTTTGCGCTATGTAATCAGCTCGTTGGTGGTACTTATTACAACTCCCAGTTTGTATTTGGCGTACTCTTTATTTCAAGAAAAAACTTTTAATGAAAATGTAGCTCATTACATTACTGCCCAGTTTGAAAATAGTGGTTATACCATTATTTATAAGAAAATACGCTATAACAGTTCGCCTAAAAAAATAGAATTGGCATTTTTGGATAAGAAATTCAGTGAGGAAGAGCTTAAAACACTGCAAAGTAACCTTAAAAACTTCAAGATTAATAACACTGAGCTGATTATTCGCCAAAAAGAGACAGATATTAGCGACGAAATACTTACTGAAATTAACAAAAGTAAGGCTACACTCTCCAATAAAGATGTAAAAATTAAGCATCTTACTGATGAGTTAGAGCAATATAAGCCTTCTGACCCTACTTTTGCCAATGAAGTAAAGGTATTGTTCCCTAATATCAAAGAGTTTTATTTTGGAAAACTGAATAATTTTAGTAAAAAGGATTCTATCTACACTACTACTGTAATGATTTATGAACCTATGATAGAAACTGTTAAAGGAAAAGAGGTAGTAAAAGAAGTAGATACCGAGAAGCTACAACAATGGCTTTCTAAAAAATTCAAGGATAAAGAAGTGAAGCTTATTCGCCAATAA
- a CDS encoding GyrI-like domain-containing protein, whose translation MKNITHNDYTQRINKVAEYINNHLNDPIEVKTLANIANLSHYHFSRIFKALKGESPAAFIARLRIETAVQLLRYSSLTVEEIAFNIGYETPASLSKAFKNHYNITPTQYRTNKDIYIMKKEIINPDLVLKAPKIVQLEPKNLIYVALTGAYGTLDYNAAYRQLWAVIKAQKLFTKGIETICISYDDPKVTQASLQRSDVCLAIHKPAVPQDKVSCKTLTGGKYAVFFYQGSYTMLSVVCDAAMQWLLQSEYTLRDEPMFEKYLNDSRRTPEDKLKTEIYIPINS comes from the coding sequence ATGAAAAACATCACCCATAATGATTATACCCAGCGCATCAACAAGGTAGCAGAGTATATTAATAATCACCTGAACGACCCTATCGAAGTAAAAACTCTTGCTAACATAGCCAATCTATCTCACTATCATTTCAGTCGTATCTTTAAGGCACTTAAGGGAGAGTCGCCAGCAGCTTTTATAGCGCGTTTGCGTATTGAAACCGCCGTTCAGCTTCTCCGTTACTCCAGTCTTACGGTTGAAGAAATAGCCTTTAATATAGGCTATGAAACCCCAGCATCCCTTTCCAAAGCTTTTAAAAACCACTATAACATAACCCCCACCCAATACCGTACAAATAAAGATATCTATATTATGAAAAAAGAAATTATCAATCCCGATTTGGTGCTTAAAGCTCCTAAAATAGTTCAGTTAGAGCCAAAAAACCTCATTTATGTAGCTCTTACAGGAGCCTATGGCACGTTGGATTATAATGCAGCCTATCGGCAACTTTGGGCTGTAATTAAAGCCCAGAAACTATTTACCAAAGGCATCGAAACAATATGCATCTCGTACGACGACCCTAAGGTTACACAAGCTTCCCTACAACGCTCTGATGTATGTCTCGCTATACACAAACCAGCAGTACCCCAAGATAAAGTCAGTTGCAAGACCCTTACCGGTGGCAAATACGCTGTATTTTTCTACCAAGGCAGTTACACTATGCTCTCAGTGGTATGCGATGCTGCTATGCAATGGCTCTTGCAAAGTGAATACACCCTCCGCGACGAACCTATGTTTGAAAAATACCTTAACGACAGCCGTCGCACGCCCGAAGATAAGTTAAAAACCGAAATTTATATCCCTATTAATTCCTAA
- a CDS encoding transposase yields MIAMGSPKAGNHNDLYEIEEVLKEILALLEEAGIEHKGLFLNADAGFDSKSLREFLESKGIIANIKPNPRNGEQPDVYFDEELYKNRFKIEQVNGWLDGYKGLIMRYEYLDVTWIGMLLLGFISKFLKKV; encoded by the coding sequence ATGATAGCAATGGGGAGTCCTAAAGCTGGAAATCACAATGACTTATATGAAATAGAAGAAGTACTAAAAGAAATCTTAGCTTTATTAGAAGAAGCAGGAATAGAACACAAAGGTCTATTTCTCAATGCTGATGCAGGATTTGATAGCAAATCTCTTAGAGAGTTTTTAGAAAGCAAAGGAATTATAGCAAATATTAAACCTAATCCCCGAAATGGAGAGCAACCAGATGTTTATTTTGATGAAGAATTGTACAAAAATAGGTTTAAAATTGAACAAGTAAATGGTTGGCTTGACGGATATAAAGGTTTGATAATGAGATATGAGTATCTTGATGTAACTTGGATTGGAATGCTCTTATTAGGGTTTATATCCAAGTTCCTCAAAAAAGTTTAA